From the Accumulibacter sp. genome, one window contains:
- a CDS encoding type II toxin-antitoxin system RelE/ParE family toxin, whose protein sequence is MMRIEFSPESRLDLLEIAAFIARDNPARARSFVDELAADCARLATQPGVGAARPELGNGLRLLPHGRYLIFYRVDGDVVRIARVLHSARDIGTAF, encoded by the coding sequence ATGATGCGTATCGAGTTCTCACCGGAAAGTCGGCTCGACCTGCTTGAGATCGCGGCTTTCATTGCGCGGGACAATCCGGCTCGCGCGAGATCCTTCGTGGACGAGCTTGCAGCCGACTGCGCCAGGCTCGCCACACAGCCTGGCGTCGGTGCGGCACGTCCCGAGCTGGGCAACGGCTTGCGACTGCTGCCACACGGGCGCTACCTCATCTTCTATCGGGTCGATGGCGACGTCGTTCGCATCGCGCGAGTCCTGCACAGCGCCCGTGACATCGGGACAGCCTTTTGA
- a CDS encoding branched-chain amino acid ABC transporter substrate-binding protein, which translates to MKKQILAASFGLLSLAAGSVYADIVVAIAGPMTGQYASAGDQIRKGAEMAIADINAKGGVLGQKLKLEVGDDACDPKQAVSVANTMVNKKISFMHGHWCSSSTIPASDVYNEAQIPMATVSTNPQVTERGLKNIFRIMGRDDQQGLVAGTFLAENFKGQKIAVVDDKSAYGKGLADEIAKAMEAKGVKPALRESITAGEKDYSGLVSKLKAAGVSVMAFGGYHTEVALILRQAQQAGLKLTVMGGDTMTNSELVTAAGPTADNVLFTFAPDPRKNPAAAGVVKKFRDAKVEPEGYVMYAYAAMQLFAEAATKAKSTKYADMEKALREGSFDTVIGKLSFDGKGDNKLPGFMVYQWKGGQYDYVKK; encoded by the coding sequence ATGAAGAAGCAAATCCTCGCAGCCAGCTTCGGGCTGCTTTCGCTCGCCGCCGGAAGCGTCTACGCCGACATCGTCGTCGCCATCGCCGGCCCGATGACCGGCCAGTACGCATCGGCCGGCGACCAGATCCGCAAGGGTGCGGAAATGGCGATTGCCGACATCAACGCCAAGGGCGGCGTCCTCGGGCAGAAACTGAAACTCGAGGTTGGCGACGATGCCTGCGACCCGAAACAGGCGGTCTCGGTGGCCAACACGATGGTCAACAAGAAGATCAGCTTCATGCATGGCCACTGGTGTTCGAGCTCGACGATCCCCGCTTCCGACGTCTACAACGAGGCGCAGATCCCGATGGCGACCGTATCGACCAATCCGCAGGTGACCGAGCGCGGACTGAAGAACATCTTCCGCATCATGGGCCGCGATGACCAGCAGGGACTGGTGGCCGGCACCTTCCTCGCCGAGAACTTCAAGGGCCAGAAGATCGCCGTCGTCGACGACAAGAGCGCCTACGGCAAGGGCCTCGCCGACGAGATCGCCAAGGCGATGGAAGCCAAGGGCGTCAAGCCGGCATTGCGCGAGTCGATCACCGCCGGCGAGAAGGACTACTCCGGCCTGGTCAGCAAGCTCAAGGCGGCCGGTGTCAGCGTCATGGCATTCGGTGGCTACCACACGGAAGTGGCGCTGATCCTGCGGCAGGCGCAGCAGGCTGGGCTGAAGTTGACGGTCATGGGCGGCGACACGATGACCAACTCGGAACTCGTGACCGCTGCCGGCCCGACCGCGGACAACGTCCTCTTCACCTTCGCGCCCGATCCGCGCAAGAACCCCGCCGCCGCCGGCGTGGTGAAGAAGTTCCGCGACGCGAAGGTCGAACCCGAGGGCTACGTCATGTACGCCTACGCCGCCATGCAGCTGTTCGCCGAAGCGGCCACCAAGGCCAAGAGCACCAAATACGCCGACATGGAGAAGGCGCTGCGTGAAGGCAGTTTCGACACCGTCATCGGCAAGCTCAGCTTCGACGGCAAGGGCGACAACAAGCTGCCGGGCTTCATGGTCTACCAGTGGAAAGGTGGCCAGTACGACTACGTCAAGAAGTAA
- a CDS encoding GntR family transcriptional regulator yields the protein MSSALDLVAAQKVPRLSASDHVAQTLKKAIVDGLLPAGELLRQDEIATHFHVSKIPVREALKHLEAKGLVTFQRNRGVVVASLSAAEISEYMEIRALLEARAARLAAPLISEPTIDEARQHLDEFSRTNDSRRWGELNWLFHSTLYAAAARPILLGEIRSLYNRVERYVRALLSVTSEMPKAGQEHAGILDAFVRRDADAAAELTRAHVLDAGVSLVTYLNDHRNQGGHR from the coding sequence ATGTCTTCAGCCCTTGACCTCGTCGCTGCGCAGAAAGTGCCTCGTCTGAGCGCGTCGGATCATGTCGCGCAGACGCTGAAGAAGGCGATCGTCGATGGCCTGCTGCCGGCCGGCGAACTGCTGCGACAGGACGAGATCGCCACCCACTTCCACGTCAGCAAGATTCCCGTTCGCGAGGCGCTGAAACACCTCGAGGCCAAGGGTCTGGTCACTTTCCAGCGCAACCGCGGCGTCGTCGTGGCCTCGCTCTCGGCTGCCGAGATCAGCGAATACATGGAGATCCGTGCGCTGCTCGAAGCCCGCGCGGCACGACTGGCGGCGCCACTGATCAGCGAGCCGACGATCGACGAGGCGCGGCAGCATCTCGACGAATTTTCGCGCACCAACGACAGCCGCCGCTGGGGCGAGCTCAACTGGCTGTTCCACTCGACGCTCTACGCGGCCGCCGCACGCCCGATCCTGCTCGGCGAGATCCGCTCGCTGTACAACCGGGTCGAGCGCTACGTGCGCGCCCTGCTGTCGGTCACCAGCGAAATGCCGAAGGCCGGGCAGGAACACGCCGGGATCCTCGACGCGTTTGTCCGCCGGGACGCCGACGCGGCGGCAGAACTCACTCGGGCACATGTGCTCGATGCGGGTGTTTCACTCGTCACCTATCTCAACGACCACCGCAACCAAGGAGGACACAGATGA
- a CDS encoding type II toxin-antitoxin system ParD family antitoxin: protein MPTSVALGFHFEEFIKAQLSSGRYNNASEVVREGLRLLEDQEKLRALKLEALRAELQRGIDGGPGIPAEQMFDDLRRRIDEVAGGAAE from the coding sequence ATGCCAACCAGTGTCGCGCTCGGTTTCCACTTCGAAGAGTTCATCAAGGCGCAGCTATCTTCGGGGCGGTACAACAATGCCAGCGAAGTCGTCCGCGAAGGACTGCGGCTGCTCGAAGACCAGGAGAAGCTGCGCGCGCTGAAACTCGAGGCGCTGCGAGCTGAACTACAGCGTGGTATCGACGGTGGACCGGGCATTCCCGCCGAACAGATGTTCGACGACCTGCGGCGGCGGATTGACGAGGTTGCCGGCGGCGCAGCGGAATGA
- the livM gene encoding high-affinity branched-chain amino acid ABC transporter permease LivM has product MNTLVIARQPTSPAERLRDAATTALIALLLGIPMIGLTTVDQGGVLRVATRWPTLFAFVAVCFAGRLLLRYGLDLLRARRLARETAAEATVGARPAAGGALLNWIGWLALAVALLLPIAFADNRYVVDTATTVLIYVMLGWGLNVVVGLAGLLDLGYVAFYAVGAYTYGLLSTQLGWGFWQSLPVAGAMAATFGILLGWPTLRLRGDYLAIVTLGFGEIIRVILVNWTEMSGGPNGITSIPRPSFFGLPFKPPGDAPTFASFFGLEYSPNQRLIFLYYLILGLALLTNLFVSRMRRLPAGRAWEAMREDEIACKAMGINARNVKLSAFAIGAMLGGFAGVFFAARQGFISPESFTFNESAIILAIVVLGGMGSQLGVVLASLVLVLLPELGRDFAEYRMLLFGAAMILIMIWKPGGILAHREPTLRHLARGGGR; this is encoded by the coding sequence ATGAACACGCTCGTCATTGCCCGCCAGCCGACTTCGCCGGCCGAACGGCTGCGCGACGCCGCCACCACCGCCCTCATCGCGCTGCTCCTGGGCATCCCGATGATCGGCCTGACCACTGTCGACCAGGGCGGCGTGCTGCGCGTCGCCACCCGCTGGCCGACGCTGTTCGCCTTCGTCGCCGTCTGTTTTGCCGGCCGCCTTCTGCTGCGCTACGGCCTCGACCTGCTGCGCGCGCGCCGGCTGGCGCGCGAGACGGCAGCCGAAGCGACCGTCGGTGCACGCCCGGCGGCGGGCGGCGCGCTGCTCAACTGGATCGGCTGGCTGGCGCTTGCGGTCGCGCTGCTGCTGCCGATCGCCTTCGCCGACAACCGCTATGTCGTCGACACGGCGACGACGGTGCTGATCTACGTCATGCTCGGCTGGGGCCTCAACGTCGTCGTCGGTCTCGCCGGCCTGCTCGACCTCGGCTATGTCGCCTTCTACGCCGTCGGCGCCTATACCTACGGCCTGCTGTCGACGCAGCTCGGCTGGGGCTTCTGGCAGTCGCTGCCGGTCGCCGGCGCGATGGCGGCGACCTTCGGCATCCTCCTCGGCTGGCCGACGCTGCGGCTGCGCGGCGATTACCTGGCGATCGTCACCCTCGGCTTCGGCGAGATCATCCGCGTCATCCTCGTCAACTGGACCGAGATGTCCGGCGGCCCGAACGGCATCACCTCGATTCCGCGGCCCTCGTTCTTCGGCCTGCCGTTCAAGCCGCCCGGCGACGCGCCGACCTTCGCCTCGTTCTTCGGCCTCGAGTACTCGCCGAACCAGCGCCTCATCTTCCTCTACTACCTGATCCTCGGTCTCGCGCTGCTCACCAACCTCTTCGTCTCGCGCATGCGCCGATTGCCGGCCGGCCGCGCCTGGGAAGCGATGCGCGAGGACGAGATCGCCTGCAAGGCGATGGGCATCAACGCACGCAACGTCAAGCTCTCGGCCTTCGCCATCGGCGCCATGCTCGGCGGCTTCGCCGGCGTCTTCTTCGCCGCCCGCCAGGGCTTCATCTCGCCGGAGTCCTTCACCTTCAACGAATCGGCGATCATCCTCGCCATCGTCGTCCTTGGCGGCATGGGCAGCCAGCTCGGCGTCGTCCTCGCCTCGCTGGTGCTGGTGCTGCTGCCCGAACTCGGGCGCGACTTCGCCGAGTACCGCATGCTGCTCTTCGGCGCGGCGATGATCCTGATCATGATCTGGAAACCCGGCGGCATCCTCGCGCACCGCGAACCGACGCTGCGCCATCTCGCGCGAGGAGGCGGACGATGA
- a CDS encoding ABC transporter ATP-binding protein has protein sequence MTPATTPLLRVDRLTMRFGGLLAIDDLSLDVGARRITGVIGPNGAGKTTFFNCLTGFYKPTTGSVRLNHPQRGSMRLEQLASHEVARKAQVVRTFQNIRLFPQMTVLENLIVAQHNMLQGASRFSLAGLLGLPGYRRAERAAIDKAVGWLTRLQLIDKADSPAGALPYGMQRRIEIARALCVDPLLLCLDEPAAGLNPRESAELNVLLKHLATDEGIAILLIEHDMSVVMNVSDHICVLNYGRKIAEGTPAEVQRDPNVIKAYLGEEDADEELAAEVRP, from the coding sequence ATGACGCCGGCGACCACTCCGCTGCTCCGCGTCGACCGGCTGACGATGCGCTTCGGCGGCCTGCTCGCGATCGACGACCTGTCGCTTGATGTCGGTGCGCGCCGGATCACCGGCGTCATCGGCCCCAACGGCGCCGGCAAGACGACCTTCTTCAACTGCCTCACCGGTTTCTACAAGCCGACGACCGGCAGCGTCCGCCTCAACCATCCGCAACGCGGCAGCATGCGCCTCGAGCAACTGGCCAGCCACGAGGTGGCGCGCAAGGCGCAGGTCGTGCGCACCTTCCAGAACATCCGCCTCTTTCCGCAGATGACGGTGCTCGAGAACCTGATCGTCGCCCAGCACAACATGCTGCAGGGAGCCTCGCGCTTCTCGCTCGCCGGCCTCCTCGGCCTGCCCGGCTACCGGCGCGCCGAACGGGCGGCAATCGACAAGGCGGTCGGCTGGCTGACGCGGCTGCAGCTCATCGACAAGGCCGACTCGCCTGCCGGCGCCCTGCCCTACGGCATGCAGCGACGCATCGAGATCGCCCGCGCGCTCTGCGTCGACCCGCTGCTGCTCTGCCTCGACGAGCCGGCCGCCGGCCTCAATCCGCGCGAGTCGGCGGAACTCAACGTCCTGCTGAAACACCTGGCAACCGACGAAGGCATCGCCATCCTGCTCATCGAGCACGACATGAGCGTCGTCATGAATGTCTCCGACCATATCTGCGTCCTCAACTACGGCCGCAAGATCGCCGAGGGAACGCCGGCGGAAGTGCAGCGCGACCCGAACGTGATCAAGGCCTACCTCGGTGAGGAAGACGCCGACGAGGAACTCGCCGCGGAGGTCCGCCCATGA
- a CDS encoding DMT family transporter — translation MPPISKEAMPPEPPEQAGAPPRWLPFLVLAVGLLAISFGAILARFAQAEGLPSLAIATLRLGLAALIITPLALWQSARPLRTLSARQALLTAGAGFFLALHFATWISSLEYTSVASSTALVTTNLLWIGIASFLLFGERPSRLMSVGIAISLSGSLLIFWSDSRHSAAGSNPLLGNFLAVAGSWCFSAYLLLGRRLRASLPLPAYVWLAYGSAACFLFVACLGSGTPLSGYGSAAWLVALGMAVGPQLLGHSSYNWSLKHVSPTFIAVVTLGEPVGSALLAWLFFGEAFAPLQAVGFVLLLAGIYLAARGEGH, via the coding sequence ATGCCGCCTATCTCGAAGGAGGCCATGCCGCCCGAGCCACCTGAGCAGGCGGGCGCGCCGCCCCGCTGGCTGCCGTTCCTGGTTCTCGCCGTCGGCCTGCTGGCGATCTCCTTCGGTGCCATCCTGGCGCGCTTCGCGCAGGCCGAGGGGCTGCCGTCGCTGGCCATCGCGACGCTGCGCCTGGGTCTCGCGGCACTCATCATCACGCCGCTCGCGCTCTGGCAGTCGGCCCGCCCGCTGCGCACGCTGAGCGCGCGGCAGGCCCTGCTCACGGCCGGTGCCGGCTTCTTCCTCGCGCTGCACTTCGCCACCTGGATCAGCTCGCTCGAGTACACCTCGGTGGCGAGCAGCACGGCGCTGGTGACGACCAACCTGTTGTGGATCGGCATCGCTTCGTTCCTGCTCTTCGGCGAGCGGCCGAGCCGGCTGATGAGCGTCGGCATCGCCATCTCGCTCAGCGGCAGCCTGCTGATCTTCTGGAGCGACAGCCGCCACAGCGCCGCCGGCAGCAACCCGCTGCTCGGCAACTTCCTCGCCGTCGCTGGCAGCTGGTGCTTCTCCGCCTACCTGCTGCTCGGCCGCCGGCTGCGCGCCAGCCTGCCACTGCCGGCCTACGTCTGGCTCGCCTACGGCAGCGCCGCCTGCTTTCTCTTCGTCGCCTGCCTGGGCAGCGGCACCCCGCTCAGCGGTTACGGCAGCGCCGCCTGGCTCGTCGCCCTCGGCATGGCGGTCGGCCCGCAACTGCTCGGCCACAGCTCGTACAACTGGTCGCTGAAGCACGTCTCGCCGACCTTCATCGCCGTCGTCACGCTCGGCGAGCCAGTCGGCAGCGCACTCCTCGCCTGGCTGTTCTTCGGTGAAGCGTTCGCCCCGCTGCAGGCGGTCGGCTTCGTCCTCCTGCTCGCCGGCATCTACCTCGCGGCGCGCGGCGAAGGGCACTGA
- a CDS encoding ABC transporter ATP-binding protein, which translates to MLELAGVHAHYGAIHALHGVDLSVQVGEVVTLIGANGAGKSTLMMSIFGQPRASGGRIVFDGEDITRLATHDIARRGIALVPEGRRIFARMTVLENLQMGAVLGEEANFAVDLKRMYALFPILEERSQQRAGTLSGGEQQMLAIARALMSRPQLLLLDEPSLGLAPLYIKKIFQIVRELNREHGMTILLVEQNAHHALRVAHRGYVLQHGQIILTGTGRELLENPEVHAAYLEGGHAARAT; encoded by the coding sequence ATGCTCGAACTGGCGGGCGTACACGCCCACTATGGCGCCATCCATGCGCTGCACGGGGTCGACCTGTCGGTGCAGGTCGGCGAGGTGGTGACGCTGATCGGCGCCAACGGCGCCGGCAAGTCGACGCTGATGATGAGCATCTTCGGCCAGCCGCGCGCCTCCGGCGGGCGCATCGTCTTCGACGGCGAGGACATCACCCGCCTCGCGACGCACGACATCGCCCGCCGCGGCATCGCGCTGGTGCCCGAAGGGCGACGCATCTTCGCGCGCATGACGGTGCTGGAGAACCTGCAGATGGGCGCCGTACTCGGCGAGGAAGCGAACTTTGCCGTCGACCTGAAGCGCATGTACGCCCTCTTTCCGATCCTCGAGGAACGCAGCCAGCAGCGCGCCGGCACCCTTTCCGGCGGCGAGCAGCAGATGCTGGCGATCGCCCGCGCACTGATGAGCCGGCCGCAGCTGCTGCTGCTCGACGAGCCCTCGCTCGGCCTGGCGCCGCTGTACATCAAGAAGATCTTCCAGATCGTCCGCGAACTCAATCGCGAGCACGGGATGACGATCCTCCTCGTCGAACAGAACGCCCATCACGCGCTGCGCGTCGCGCACCGCGGCTACGTCCTGCAGCACGGGCAGATCATCCTCACCGGGACGGGTCGCGAACTGCTCGAGAATCCGGAGGTGCATGCCGCCTATCTCGAAGGAGGCCATGCCGCCCGAGCCACCTGA
- the putA gene encoding bifunctional proline dehydrogenase/L-glutamate gamma-semialdehyde dehydrogenase PutA, with amino-acid sequence MADPARRPLASATRLDSSMSEAHTPARTQLLRQRLREYHRIDEARVVDELVALARCSGSEQQGIHARAAPLVQTVRDSRLKTGGIDAFLATYDLSSREGVVLMCLAEALLRIPDAATVDRLIRDKIGSTEWERRLGASHSTFVNAGTWALMLTGRIVNLDNQDRNLGGTLKRLVARAGEPVIRQAVITAMRILGRQFVMGRNIHEAIERARAAEKAGYRHSYDMLGEAARSSADALRYFESYSDAIAAIGDAAAGRPAFEAPSISIKLSALHPRYEVANEQRVRHELLPAVKELAVRAKVRNIGFTIDAEEADRLELSLDLIEALALDSELAGWNGLGLAVQAYQKRAMPVLDWLADLAHRGSRRLMVRLCKGAYWDAEIKLAQERGLSDYPVFTRKVSSDLSYLACARRLFADPQAFYPAFATHNAHTLAAVAELAISAGGSDEWEYQRLHGMGEELYDQIVGDDKWGRACRVYAPVGSHEDLLAYLVRRLLENGANSSFVNRIADADLPIDTLIADPVDKAAALTDKRQTRIPLPRDLFGAERANSEGLDMNDKTTLEDLRHAIEHSTRVSYVAAPLIGGRARAGTSRAVRSPADQRDIVGLVIEASVDDASQALATAQQAFPAWEATPASERAAALMRAADLMQGRLPELVALLVREGGRTQADAVSEVREAIDFCRYYAAQAKEKFSAPILLPGPTGERNSLSLHGRGVFVCISPWNFPLAIFVGQVAAALAAGNCVVAKPAEQTPLVAALAVELLHSAGIPAAALAFLPGDGRIGAALVGGRECAGVAFTGSTEVARLIARTLAAKEGPLLPLIAETGGQNALIADSSALPEQVVRDVVASAFNSAGQRCSALRVLFIQADIADRVCELLAGAMQELRIGNPAELETDVGPVIDEAARQVLQAHARWLDSFALPIHTCAIDEEATRHGSFFAPRAYEIDNLGRLEREVFGPILHVIRWRADDLDAVCAAIAATGYGLTLGIHSRIDETIQRITSRLHVGNTYVNRNIIGAVVGVQPFGGEGLSGTGPKAGGPHYLYRFACERTLSVDTTAAGGNAGLMALDEGDG; translated from the coding sequence ATGGCCGATCCCGCGCGACGCCCGCTGGCGTCGGCAACTCGACTGGACAGCAGCATGAGCGAAGCCCACACCCCAGCCCGTACCCAACTCCTGCGCCAGCGGCTGCGCGAATACCACCGCATCGACGAAGCACGGGTCGTCGATGAACTCGTCGCGCTCGCCCGCTGCAGCGGCTCCGAGCAGCAGGGAATCCACGCACGGGCAGCACCCTTGGTACAGACGGTGCGCGACAGCCGCCTCAAGACCGGCGGCATCGACGCCTTCCTCGCCACCTACGACCTCTCGTCGCGCGAGGGCGTCGTCCTCATGTGTCTCGCCGAGGCGTTGCTGCGGATTCCCGACGCGGCAACCGTCGATCGCCTGATCCGCGACAAGATCGGCAGCACCGAATGGGAGAGACGGCTCGGCGCCTCGCACAGCACCTTCGTCAATGCCGGCACCTGGGCGTTGATGCTCACCGGCCGCATCGTCAATCTCGACAACCAGGACCGCAATCTCGGCGGCACGCTGAAGCGACTGGTCGCGCGCGCCGGCGAACCGGTGATCCGGCAGGCCGTGATCACCGCCATGCGCATCCTTGGCCGCCAGTTCGTCATGGGGCGCAACATCCACGAGGCGATCGAACGGGCGCGCGCTGCCGAGAAGGCCGGCTACCGCCATTCCTACGACATGCTCGGCGAAGCGGCGCGCAGCAGCGCCGACGCGCTGCGCTACTTTGAATCCTACAGCGACGCGATCGCCGCCATCGGCGACGCCGCGGCCGGCCGGCCGGCCTTCGAGGCGCCGTCGATCTCCATCAAGCTGTCGGCACTGCACCCACGGTACGAGGTCGCCAACGAGCAGCGAGTGCGGCACGAGTTGCTGCCGGCGGTCAAGGAACTCGCCGTGCGCGCCAAGGTGCGCAACATCGGCTTCACGATCGACGCCGAGGAAGCCGATCGACTCGAACTCTCGCTCGACCTCATCGAGGCGCTGGCGCTGGACTCCGAACTCGCCGGCTGGAACGGCCTCGGGCTCGCCGTCCAGGCCTACCAGAAGCGCGCCATGCCCGTGCTCGACTGGCTCGCCGACCTCGCCCACCGCGGCAGCCGGCGGCTGATGGTCCGCCTGTGCAAGGGCGCCTACTGGGACGCCGAGATCAAGCTGGCGCAGGAACGCGGGTTGAGCGACTACCCGGTGTTCACGCGCAAGGTGTCGAGCGACCTCTCCTACCTCGCCTGTGCGCGGCGGCTGTTTGCCGATCCGCAGGCCTTTTACCCGGCGTTCGCGACGCACAACGCGCACACCCTGGCGGCCGTCGCCGAACTGGCGATCAGCGCCGGCGGCAGCGACGAGTGGGAGTACCAGCGCCTGCACGGCATGGGCGAGGAGCTCTACGACCAGATCGTCGGCGACGACAAATGGGGGCGCGCCTGCCGCGTCTACGCGCCGGTCGGCAGTCATGAGGACCTGCTGGCGTACCTCGTTCGCCGCCTGCTCGAGAACGGCGCCAACTCGTCTTTCGTCAATCGCATCGCCGATGCCGATCTGCCGATCGATACGCTGATCGCCGACCCGGTCGACAAGGCCGCCGCCCTTACCGACAAGCGCCAGACACGGATTCCCCTGCCGCGCGACCTCTTTGGTGCCGAGCGCGCCAACAGCGAAGGACTGGACATGAACGACAAGACGACCCTCGAAGACCTGCGGCACGCGATCGAACACAGCACGCGCGTCAGCTATGTGGCGGCGCCGCTGATCGGCGGCCGCGCGCGTGCCGGCACCAGCCGAGCGGTGCGTTCACCGGCCGATCAGCGCGACATCGTCGGCCTGGTGATCGAGGCAAGCGTAGACGACGCCAGCCAGGCGCTGGCCACGGCGCAGCAGGCCTTCCCGGCCTGGGAAGCGACGCCGGCCAGCGAACGCGCGGCGGCACTGATGCGCGCCGCCGACCTGATGCAGGGACGCCTGCCCGAACTCGTCGCGCTGCTCGTCCGCGAAGGCGGCCGCACGCAGGCCGACGCCGTCTCCGAGGTGCGCGAGGCGATCGACTTCTGCCGCTATTACGCCGCGCAGGCGAAGGAAAAGTTCTCCGCTCCCATCCTGCTGCCGGGCCCGACCGGTGAACGCAACAGCCTGTCGCTGCACGGCCGCGGCGTCTTCGTCTGCATCAGCCCGTGGAATTTCCCGCTCGCCATCTTCGTCGGCCAGGTCGCGGCAGCGCTCGCCGCCGGCAACTGCGTCGTCGCCAAGCCGGCGGAGCAGACGCCGCTGGTCGCGGCACTGGCGGTCGAACTGCTGCACAGTGCCGGCATCCCGGCGGCGGCGCTCGCTTTCCTGCCCGGTGACGGGCGCATCGGCGCGGCGCTGGTCGGCGGCCGCGAGTGCGCCGGCGTCGCCTTCACCGGCTCGACCGAGGTGGCGCGGTTGATCGCCCGCACGCTCGCCGCCAAGGAGGGGCCACTGCTGCCGCTGATCGCCGAGACCGGCGGCCAGAACGCGCTGATCGCCGATTCCTCGGCGCTGCCGGAGCAGGTCGTGCGCGACGTCGTCGCCTCGGCGTTCAACTCCGCCGGCCAGCGCTGCTCGGCGCTGCGCGTGCTGTTCATCCAGGCCGATATCGCCGACCGGGTCTGCGAGCTGCTCGCCGGCGCCATGCAGGAACTGCGGATCGGCAACCCGGCCGAACTCGAAACCGACGTCGGTCCGGTGATCGACGAAGCGGCGCGACAGGTGCTGCAGGCGCATGCCCGCTGGCTCGACAGCTTCGCGCTGCCGATCCACACCTGCGCCATCGACGAGGAGGCGACGCGGCACGGCAGCTTCTTCGCCCCGCGCGCCTACGAGATCGACAATCTGGGCCGCCTCGAGCGCGAAGTCTTCGGGCCGATCCTGCACGTCATCCGCTGGCGTGCCGACGATCTCGACGCCGTCTGCGCCGCCATCGCCGCCACTGGCTACGGTCTGACCCTGGGCATCCACAGCCGCATCGACGAGACCATCCAGCGCATCACCAGCCGCCTGCACGTCGGCAACACCTACGTCAACCGCAACATCATCGGCGCCGTCGTCGGCGTGCAACCCTTCGGCGGCGAGGGCCTGTCGGGGACCGGCCCGAAGGCCGGCGGCCCGCACTACCTCTACCGCTTCGCCTGCGAGCGCACGCTGAGCGTCGATACCACCGCCGCCGGCGGCAACGCCGGGCTGATGGCGCTCGACGAGGGTGACGGGTGA
- a CDS encoding ABC transporter permease subunit: MALALQQLINGLTLGAVYGLIAIGYTMVYGIIGMINFAHGDIYMVSAFIAVTVFTLLAGFGISSIPLSLLLVLLVAVLFTSVYGWTVERIAYRPLRGSTRLAPLISAIGMSIFLQNMVQLTQGARVKPIAPVLVGGIDLLTIDGFTVRLAYSQILIVIVTIALMAAFTWLIGSTSFGRQQRSCEQDRTMTALLGINVDRTISLTFMLGAALAAVAGVMVTVYYGVVDFFIGFVAGIKAFTAAVLGGIGSLPGAMLGGLLIGLIEAFWAAYLSAEYKDVATFSILILVLMFRPSGLLGRPEVEKV, encoded by the coding sequence ATGGCTCTGGCCTTGCAACAACTGATCAATGGCCTCACCCTCGGCGCCGTCTATGGCCTGATCGCCATCGGCTACACGATGGTCTACGGCATCATCGGCATGATCAACTTCGCGCACGGCGACATCTACATGGTCAGCGCCTTCATCGCAGTGACCGTGTTCACGCTGCTCGCCGGCTTCGGCATCAGCTCGATCCCGCTCTCGCTGCTGCTCGTGCTGCTCGTCGCCGTCCTGTTCACCTCGGTCTACGGGTGGACCGTCGAGCGCATCGCCTACCGCCCGCTGCGCGGCTCGACGCGGCTGGCGCCATTGATCTCGGCGATCGGCATGTCGATCTTCCTGCAGAACATGGTGCAACTGACGCAGGGCGCGCGCGTCAAGCCGATCGCGCCGGTCCTCGTCGGCGGCATCGACCTGCTGACCATCGACGGCTTCACCGTCCGCCTCGCCTATTCGCAGATCCTCATCGTCATCGTCACCATCGCGCTGATGGCCGCCTTCACCTGGCTGATCGGCAGCACCTCGTTCGGCCGCCAGCAGCGCTCGTGCGAGCAGGACCGGACGATGACCGCGCTGCTCGGGATCAACGTCGACCGCACGATCTCGCTCACCTTCATGCTCGGCGCGGCGCTGGCCGCCGTCGCCGGCGTCATGGTGACGGTGTATTACGGCGTCGTCGATTTCTTCATCGGCTTCGTCGCCGGAATCAAGGCCTTCACCGCCGCCGTCCTCGGTGGCATCGGCTCGCTGCCCGGCGCGATGCTCGGCGGACTGCTGATCGGCCTCATCGAGGCCTTCTGGGCCGCCTACCTGTCGGCCGAATACAAGGACGTGGCGACCTTCAGCATCCTCATCCTGGTGCTCATGTTCCGCCCCTCCGGCCTGCTCGGCCGGCCCGAAGTGGAGAAGGTCTGA